A part of Myxococcus landrumus genomic DNA contains:
- a CDS encoding DEAD/DEAH box helicase family protein: MDVPLELHFDCGTLVAPALPDDARLRGLFQKDGRTGVYRSPAWHYREVVLRLRELGVAYVDQARRFEPLEATLTVPIQPFPHQRAALEAWTQAGGRGLVELPTGAGKTLLAVLAIAQVKRPTLVVVPTLDLMAQWQGVLARHFSVPVGMLGGGVNDRQPLTVTTYDSAAMQTEFHGNRFGLLVCDECHHLPAPSYRFIAEGSLAPYRLGLTATLERTDGGERVCEELLGPRVHRTDIRELQGEYLAPYEVKRVEVALTPEEKARYDEARALYLGFVRKLGVRLSAPDGWARFLAQSQRSDEGRAAYRGYREQRRIALTSSGKQEVLWRILMEHREDRVLVFTDDNETVYTLARRWMLPALTHHTPVPERKALLAAFASGELPVLLTSRVLNEGVDVPEARVGVVLSGSGSVREHVQRLGRILRKRPGKRALLYEVCSAQTAESGISERRRQHGAYQEEG, encoded by the coding sequence ATGGATGTCCCCCTCGAGCTCCACTTCGACTGCGGCACCCTGGTGGCTCCGGCGCTGCCCGATGACGCTCGCCTGCGGGGCCTCTTCCAGAAGGACGGACGCACGGGCGTGTACCGGTCTCCGGCGTGGCACTACCGGGAGGTCGTGCTGCGGTTGCGGGAGCTGGGTGTGGCCTATGTGGACCAGGCCCGGCGCTTCGAGCCCCTGGAGGCGACGCTGACGGTGCCCATCCAGCCCTTCCCCCATCAGCGCGCGGCGCTGGAGGCGTGGACGCAGGCGGGTGGACGGGGGTTGGTGGAGCTGCCGACGGGTGCGGGCAAGACGCTGCTGGCGGTGCTCGCCATCGCGCAGGTGAAGCGGCCCACCCTGGTGGTGGTGCCCACGCTGGACTTGATGGCGCAATGGCAGGGCGTGCTCGCGCGGCACTTCTCCGTGCCGGTGGGGATGCTGGGAGGCGGGGTCAATGACAGACAACCGCTGACCGTCACGACGTATGACTCCGCGGCGATGCAGACGGAGTTCCACGGTAACCGGTTTGGATTGTTGGTCTGTGATGAATGCCATCACCTGCCGGCGCCCAGCTATCGGTTCATCGCGGAGGGCTCGCTGGCGCCGTACCGCCTGGGGCTGACGGCGACGCTGGAGCGCACGGATGGCGGGGAGCGGGTGTGCGAGGAGTTGTTGGGGCCTCGCGTGCATCGCACCGACATTCGCGAGCTTCAGGGCGAGTACCTGGCGCCCTACGAAGTGAAGCGGGTGGAGGTGGCGCTGACGCCAGAGGAGAAGGCTCGCTACGACGAGGCGCGGGCGCTGTATCTGGGGTTCGTGCGCAAGCTGGGCGTGAGGCTGTCCGCGCCGGATGGGTGGGCGAGGTTCCTGGCGCAGAGCCAGCGCAGCGACGAGGGGCGGGCTGCGTACCGCGGGTATCGCGAGCAGCGCCGCATCGCGCTCACCTCGAGCGGCAAGCAGGAGGTGCTGTGGCGCATCCTGATGGAGCACCGCGAGGACCGGGTGCTGGTCTTCACCGACGACAACGAGACGGTGTACACGCTGGCGCGCCGGTGGATGTTGCCCGCGCTCACGCACCACACGCCCGTGCCGGAGCGAAAGGCGCTGTTGGCGGCATTCGCCTCGGGAGAGCTGCCGGTGCTGCTCACCTCGCGCGTGTTGAATGAAGGCGTGGACGTGCCGGAGGCGAGAGTGGGCGTGGTGCTCAGCGGCAGCGGCAGCGTGCGCGAGCATGTGCAGCGCTTGGGGCGCATCCTGCGCAAGCGGCCCGGGAAGCGCGCGCTGCTGTACGAGGTGTGCTCGGCGCAGACGGCGGAGAGCGGCATCAGCGAGCGGCGGCGACAGCACGGCGCCTACCAGGAGGAAGGCTGA
- a CDS encoding DMT family transporter, with protein MRLISLVPLLCGLAVVAQGGFNRRFASQWGLLSAVVVNMVVATVVTVAVYMVARAVPGFWPEAAPTESRFSGFTPWHLLPGLCGVVIVLGMPLSISRIGAVQSVLLLIAAQLATSLIWDAMVEGRPATLARVVGSALAFTGAAIAVWKG; from the coding sequence ATGCGTCTCATCTCGCTCGTTCCCCTGTTGTGTGGGCTGGCGGTTGTCGCCCAGGGCGGTTTCAACCGGCGGTTCGCGAGTCAGTGGGGCCTGCTGAGCGCGGTGGTGGTCAACATGGTGGTGGCGACGGTGGTCACCGTCGCCGTGTACATGGTCGCCCGCGCCGTGCCCGGCTTCTGGCCCGAGGCCGCGCCCACGGAGAGCCGCTTCTCCGGCTTCACTCCCTGGCACCTGCTGCCGGGCCTGTGTGGCGTCGTCATCGTGCTGGGCATGCCCTTGTCCATCAGCCGGATAGGCGCGGTGCAGTCCGTCCTCCTGCTCATCGCCGCGCAACTGGCCACCAGTCTCATCTGGGATGCCATGGTGGAAGGCCGCCCGGCGACACTCGCCCGAGTGGTCGGCTCCGCGCTGGCCTTCACCGGCGCGGCCATCGCCGTCTGGAAGGGCTAG
- a CDS encoding DNA-binding response regulator, with protein MRRVLIVSPHAASRELLRRVLAAGDEGLLFSATGDTDDALSALAEAPPALVVVDLRRQDEDHPLFLGLLRKRYPAQPLITLLPGRLRIFDGEQERVIDSPGDSAEALHLLLEALRTAVREVVAQDLLRVLRPPIGRA; from the coding sequence ATGCGCCGTGTCCTCATCGTCAGCCCCCATGCAGCGTCCCGCGAGCTGTTGCGCCGAGTCCTCGCCGCCGGTGACGAGGGCCTCCTCTTCTCCGCCACGGGCGACACCGACGACGCCCTGTCCGCGCTCGCCGAAGCCCCACCGGCCTTGGTCGTCGTGGACCTGCGCAGGCAGGACGAGGACCACCCGCTCTTCCTGGGGCTCTTGCGCAAGCGCTACCCCGCGCAGCCCCTCATCACGCTGCTGCCCGGCCGGCTGCGCATCTTCGACGGCGAGCAGGAGCGGGTCATCGACTCGCCCGGTGACTCCGCGGAGGCCCTCCATCTGCTCCTCGAGGCCTTGAGGACCGCGGTGCGGGAAGTGGTCGCCCAGGACCTGCTGCGGGTGCTGCGCCCGCCCATCGGCCGCGCCTGA
- a CDS encoding DUF4397 domain-containing protein, protein MRLQVAATALLALSACSRTTEGTSPVVERISNPRARLADVARVCNAQGGQTGWRLEVQGKRFAPTPADVLTDTPSVELPVVTLRGPSTYTMTRDQVFYVRPELLLVDLPTRDSSPPLELAPGRYTLEVTNPLGGTGTLADAFTVVAPPQVTRVVPPPNGYVSGGINPIVIEGRDFQAGTSPLIILRSEGEADQPLFNVSVVSETRIETEIPPGTREGRFDVVLTHVDGCSAVVPGALDVRYHRLGSLSLSPRSGRELSDTRIRIGNAPTGTQRAFTGTPEVFILAPLKSAPSVPQRIALRSVEMRSATEVTADVPVCSGSEAPTGDSKCPHGLAVGGPYALEVVDPSGAVGTVPTAEGFTVTAEPSATFASDSAQDTGADLP, encoded by the coding sequence TTGCGCCTGCAAGTCGCCGCCACCGCCCTGCTCGCCCTGAGCGCCTGCTCACGCACGACGGAGGGGACCTCGCCCGTGGTGGAGCGCATCTCCAATCCTCGCGCGCGCCTCGCGGACGTCGCCCGCGTCTGCAACGCGCAGGGAGGCCAGACGGGCTGGCGGCTGGAGGTTCAAGGCAAGCGCTTCGCGCCGACGCCCGCCGACGTGCTCACCGATACGCCCTCGGTGGAGCTGCCGGTGGTGACGCTGCGAGGCCCTTCCACGTACACGATGACCCGAGACCAGGTGTTCTACGTGCGCCCGGAGCTGCTGCTCGTGGACCTGCCCACGCGGGACTCCTCGCCTCCCCTGGAGCTGGCCCCGGGCCGCTACACCCTGGAGGTCACCAACCCGCTGGGCGGCACTGGCACCCTCGCCGACGCGTTCACGGTGGTGGCGCCTCCCCAGGTGACGCGGGTGGTGCCGCCGCCGAATGGCTATGTGTCCGGAGGCATCAACCCCATCGTCATCGAGGGACGGGACTTCCAGGCGGGCACCTCGCCCCTCATCATCCTGCGGAGCGAGGGCGAGGCCGACCAGCCCCTGTTCAACGTGAGCGTTGTCTCCGAGACACGCATCGAGACGGAGATTCCGCCAGGCACTCGCGAGGGACGCTTCGACGTGGTGCTCACGCACGTGGATGGCTGCTCGGCCGTGGTGCCCGGCGCCCTCGACGTGCGCTACCACCGGCTGGGCTCGCTCAGCCTCTCCCCTCGGTCCGGGCGCGAGCTGAGCGACACGCGCATCCGCATCGGGAATGCGCCCACGGGAACCCAACGCGCCTTCACCGGCACGCCCGAGGTCTTCATCCTGGCGCCGTTGAAGTCGGCCCCCTCCGTGCCTCAGCGGATTGCGCTGCGCTCGGTGGAGATGAGGTCGGCCACGGAGGTGACCGCGGACGTGCCGGTGTGCTCGGGCAGCGAGGCGCCCACGGGAGACTCGAAGTGTCCGCATGGGCTGGCCGTCGGCGGGCCCTATGCGCTCGAGGTCGTGGACCCGAGCGGCGCGGTGGGCACGGTGCCCACGGCGGAGGGCTTCACCGTGACGGCCGAGCCTTCGGCGACGTTCGCTTCCGACTCCGCGCAAGACACAGGAGCCGACCTCCCATGA
- a CDS encoding hydrolase has protein sequence MRFQPTEPFVPAPGLTNEHSQTIYANLVRPRHTPPLRRERRELPDGDFVDVDTFDGPSGAPHVVALHGLEGSSTAGYITAILRGAKERGWGATALNFRSCSGEPNRLARTYHSGHIDDALGLLRDLRAKATGPLFAVGFSLGANVLCRLLEEQGENAPVVAAAAISAPFDLDACCRKLDGPGAIHWLYRERFLRTLKGKARAKLKRFPGAFDGRAMEASRTVRAFDHSVTAPLHGFHSAEHYYAESSAGPRLHAIRKPTLIISAGDDPMLESPVVPPEAKDNPHLSIVETKHGGHVGFVAGTVHRPRFWAEEQALEFFATFR, from the coding sequence GTGAGATTCCAACCGACCGAGCCCTTCGTCCCCGCGCCGGGCCTGACGAACGAGCATTCGCAGACCATCTACGCGAACCTCGTGAGGCCTCGACACACGCCTCCGCTGCGGCGGGAGCGGCGCGAGCTGCCCGACGGCGACTTCGTCGACGTGGACACCTTCGACGGCCCGTCCGGCGCGCCGCACGTGGTGGCGCTGCATGGGCTGGAGGGCTCGTCCACGGCCGGCTACATCACCGCCATCCTCCGAGGCGCGAAGGAGCGCGGCTGGGGCGCCACCGCGCTCAACTTCCGCTCCTGCAGCGGCGAGCCCAACCGGCTGGCGCGCACGTACCACTCGGGGCACATCGACGACGCGCTCGGGCTGCTGCGCGACTTGCGCGCCAAGGCCACCGGTCCGCTCTTCGCCGTCGGCTTCTCGCTGGGTGCCAACGTGTTGTGCCGGCTGCTCGAGGAGCAGGGAGAGAACGCCCCCGTCGTCGCCGCCGCGGCCATCAGCGCGCCCTTCGACCTGGATGCGTGTTGCAGGAAGCTGGACGGCCCGGGGGCCATCCACTGGCTGTACCGGGAGCGCTTCCTGAGGACGCTGAAGGGCAAGGCCCGCGCGAAGCTGAAGCGGTTTCCCGGCGCCTTCGACGGCCGCGCCATGGAAGCGTCGCGCACGGTCCGCGCCTTCGACCACTCCGTCACCGCGCCCCTGCACGGCTTCCACAGCGCCGAGCACTACTACGCCGAATCCTCCGCGGGGCCCCGGCTCCACGCCATCCGCAAGCCGACGCTCATCATCAGCGCGGGGGATGACCCCATGCTGGAGTCGCCCGTCGTCCCGCCCGAGGCGAAGGACAATCCCCACCTGAGCATCGTGGAGACGAAGCACGGAGGCCACGTGGGCTTCGTCGCGGGCACCGTGCACCGCCCGCGCTTCTGGGCCGAGGAACAGGCGTTGGAGTTCTTCGCGACGTTCCGTTAA
- a CDS encoding YkgJ family cysteine cluster protein has product MECTRCGACCVAPDIAALDKPLGMRCPHLLEDNLCGRYEDRPSICRDYQPDEVCRLIEAPTLEERVHKYLSLFGLAEEARAVKEQGCPSMKRARSLASAPDSPSPAGAPGGQRRD; this is encoded by the coding sequence ATGGAATGCACTCGCTGTGGCGCCTGCTGCGTGGCGCCGGACATCGCGGCGCTCGACAAGCCGCTGGGGATGCGTTGCCCGCACCTCCTGGAGGACAACCTCTGCGGTCGCTACGAGGACCGGCCAAGCATCTGCCGGGACTACCAGCCGGACGAGGTGTGCCGCCTCATCGAGGCGCCCACGCTGGAGGAGCGCGTGCACAAGTACCTGTCGCTCTTTGGGCTGGCCGAAGAAGCCCGGGCCGTGAAGGAGCAGGGCTGTCCTTCCATGAAGCGCGCCCGGAGCCTGGCCTCGGCGCCGGACTCGCCCTCCCCCGCCGGAGCGCCCGGTGGCCAACGCCGCGACTAG
- a CDS encoding GNAT family N-acetyltransferase, with protein MHLALATAAQKAERDRLTHEAWGSPLTVEQFHQRELRLRSHPWCREGMRTWLLLDDASQVLASCETFHTDSYLRGPDGVASRGVSHAIASVYTEPALRGHGYATHLMDLLAARLEKEPGPTHAALLFSDVGAPLYRRSGYHEAPAFDWHLSAAGGLSTHAVDALLCDGDVPLMMERIQRPDVPFLLWPSAAQIDWHLERERAYAELLRRPRPEACGATVGKSTVLWAMMARYGQLLVLMLDAETVEDAVALLEAARGVAHRAGLTQVVVWEEPSTLAWVARVPGASRVAREGSLPMMRPLRPGLPPAERVGFSRALWV; from the coding sequence ATGCACCTGGCCCTCGCCACCGCCGCCCAGAAAGCCGAGCGGGACCGCCTCACCCATGAGGCTTGGGGTTCTCCCCTCACCGTCGAGCAGTTCCACCAACGGGAGCTGCGACTGCGCTCCCATCCCTGGTGCCGGGAGGGCATGCGCACCTGGCTGTTGCTCGATGACGCAAGCCAGGTGCTGGCCTCGTGCGAGACCTTCCACACGGACAGCTACCTGCGCGGCCCGGACGGCGTGGCCTCGCGCGGTGTCTCCCACGCCATCGCCAGCGTCTACACGGAGCCCGCGCTCCGGGGACATGGGTACGCGACGCACCTGATGGATTTGCTCGCCGCGAGGCTGGAGAAGGAGCCCGGCCCCACGCATGCGGCCCTCCTCTTCTCGGACGTGGGCGCCCCGCTCTATCGCCGGTCCGGTTACCACGAGGCACCCGCGTTCGACTGGCACCTGTCCGCCGCGGGCGGGCTGTCCACCCACGCGGTGGACGCACTGCTGTGCGACGGAGACGTGCCGCTGATGATGGAGCGAATCCAGCGCCCGGACGTGCCCTTCCTGCTCTGGCCGAGCGCCGCGCAAATCGACTGGCACCTGGAGCGGGAGCGCGCGTACGCGGAGCTCCTGCGCCGGCCTCGGCCCGAAGCGTGCGGCGCGACGGTGGGCAAGTCCACCGTGCTGTGGGCGATGATGGCGCGGTATGGCCAGTTGCTCGTGCTGATGCTCGACGCGGAGACGGTGGAGGACGCCGTCGCGCTGCTGGAGGCGGCGCGGGGCGTGGCGCACCGGGCGGGGCTGACGCAGGTGGTGGTCTGGGAGGAGCCCTCCACGCTGGCGTGGGTCGCTCGCGTCCCGGGGGCCTCGCGGGTGGCTCGGGAGGGTTCGCTGCCCATGATGCGGCCCCTGCGTCCGGGGCTGCCTCCCGCCGAGCGGGTGGGCTTCAGCCGCGCGTTGTGGGTGTGA